A genome region from Camelina sativa cultivar DH55 chromosome 10, Cs, whole genome shotgun sequence includes the following:
- the LOC104719855 gene encoding probable lysophospholipase BODYGUARD 2, with the protein MGFARWLNRTVGFFVFSLLDIADFLLCFTYKTLDYFLESERKPCYCYSPPEAKAKTEKIIVSERGEYSKVVSLTRNKIHFDEISDTLYSRGPSLLTRLSKLVRSVKCFNYRGLIMRGNVVESCDHDESKKKKISKSKKRLMTFNSTVVEKSSTAPRWSDCHCSFCTSWLTSSNRDSLFVKVQQPKDKKKVRDNVVFIHGFVSSSAFWTETLFPNFSDSAKSKYRFIAVDLLGYGRSPKPNDSLYTLREHLEMIEKSVISQFKLKTFHIVAHSLGCILALALAVKHPGAIKSLTLLAPPYYKVPKGVQPAQYIMKEVARKEVWPPMQFGASVLSWYEHLGRTIGLVLIKNHHLIEFVTRLLTLNRMRTYLIEGFLCHTHNGSFHTLHNIIFGSGAKLDSYLDHVRDHVDCDIAIFHGGKDELIPVECSYSVKSKLPRATVHVIPDKDHITIVVGRPKDFARELELIWQRSHST; encoded by the exons ATGGGCTTTGCACGGTGGCTCAACCGCACTGTGggcttctttgtcttctccctCCTCGACATTGCCGATTTCTTGCTTTGTTTTACGTACAAGACTTTGGATTACTTCTTGGAGTCAGAGAGGAAACCTTGCTACTGCTATTCTCCACCAGAGGCTAAAGCCAAGACCGAGAAGATCATAGTGTCGGAACGAGGAGAGTACTCAAAGGTTGTGTCATTGACAAGAAATAAGATCCATTTCGATGAGATCTCGGACACGCTCTACTCACGTGGTCCTTCACTTCTAACGAGGCTCTCTAAGCTCGTGAGGTCCGtgaaatgttttaattatagGGGTTTGATCATGAGAGGCAATGTGGTGGAATCTTGTGATCACGATGagtctaagaagaagaagattagtaaaagtaaaaagagatTAATGACTTTTAATTCTACGGTGGTTGAGAAATCTTCGACAGCTCCAAGATGGTCGGATTGTCATTGCAGTTTCTGCACTTCTTGGCTCACTTCTTCCAACAGAGATTCTCTGTTTGTCAAAGTTCAACAACCCAAAG ATAAAAAGAAGGTCCGAGACAACGTTGTGTTTATACATGGTTTCGTATCATCATCCGCGTTTTGGACAGAGACTCTCTTCCCAAACTTTTCTGATTCGGCCAAATCGAAGTATAGGTTCATCGCAGTCGATCTTTTGGGCTATGGAAGAAGTCCTAAGCCAAATGACTCGTTATATACATTAAGAGAACATTTAGAGATGATTGAGAAATCGGTGATCTCTCAGTTCAAACTCAAAACGTTCCACATCGTCGCTCACTCCCTAGGCTGCATTTTGGCTCTTGCACTCGCCGTTAAACATCCAGGAGCTATCAAATCCCTTACTCTTTTGGCTCCT CCATATTACAAGGTGCCAAAGGGAGTCCAACCAGCCCAATACATAATGAAGGAAGTGGCTCGAAAGGAAGTTTGGCCACCAATGCAGTTTGGTGCATCAGTGCTTAGCTGGTACGAGCACCTAGGCCGCACCATTGGCCTCGTCCTTATCAAAAACCATCACTTGATTGAATTTGTCACCCGCCTTCTCACCCTAAacag GATGCGAACGTATTTAATAGAGGGGTTCTTATGTCACACACATAATGGGTCATTTCACACATTACACAACATCATCTTCGGGTCAGGAGCCAAGCTCGACTCGTATCTGGACCATGTCCGTGACCACGTTGACTGTGACATCGCCATATTCCACGGTGGCAAGGACGAGCTCATTCCTGTGGAGTGTAGCTACAGTGTCAAGAGCAAATTGCCACGTGCCACTGTCCACGTCATACCTGACAAAGACCACATCACCATTGTCGTCGGCCGACCAAAAGACTTTGCTCGAGAGCTTGAGCTCATTTGGCAAAGATCCCACTCAACTTAA
- the LOC104719854 gene encoding DNA primase small subunit-like, protein MTREEIDNNGDDMMIDDPNPKIENEFNVHYLRIYYGNLFPYSDIHKWLSYGHDGKHPGCDEYYFGRREFSFTLENDVYLRYKSFKNASAMEDAIKSNFPYKIDIGAVYSVDPDKRHAYAHSGTNLFTPVERELVFDIDITDYDDVRYCCSGADVCTKCWPLMTVAIKVIDTSLREDFGFKYILWVFSGRRGVHCWVCDAKARRLTNEQRSAVAEYFRVYKGNENNAKKVDLMGHSLHPFLARSYVDFLKNFFEGELQTNQSIFSSKEKYEKILGMITDEDIQSDLRGKWENSARSSLSEEATSLLRWEQLKKTLQSKKNKAPSLRTCIEEIVFTFTYPRIDLEVSKQMNHLLKAPFCVHPKTGRVCVPIDPNNCDEFDPLAVPTLSQLIEEINAGGLSMDVDDDSDKSLLGKSIKYFRSSFLEPLLKSCKEEIESSYKTKIGKSKDTFSW, encoded by the exons ATGACGAGAGAGGAGATTGATAACAATGGAGATGATATGATGATTGATGACCCAAATCCTAAAATCGAAAACGAGTTCAATGTTCATTACCTCCGGATTTACTAcg GCAATCTATTCCCTTACTCTGATATTCACAAATGGCTCTCATACGGACACG atGGGAAACATCCTGGTTGTGATGAATACTACTTCGGTAGAAGAGAGTTCTCCTTTACCCTTGAGAACGATGTTTATTTGCGGTACAAGTCTTTCAAGAATGCTTCAGCTATGGAAGATGCTATCAAATCTAATTTCCCATACAAGATTGATATTGGCGCTGTGTATAGCGTTGAT CCTGATAAGAGACATGCTTATGCACACAGTGGAACTAATTTGTTTACTCCAGTGGAGAGGGAGTTGGTCTTTGATATT GATATAACAGATTATGATGATGTTAGATATTGCTGCTCGGGAGCTGATGTTTGCACCAAGTGTTGGCCTTTAATGACAGTTGCTATCAAAGTCATTGATACTTCCTTAAGAG AGGACTTTGGTTTCAAATATATTCTCTGGGTCTTCAGTGGACGTCGTGGagttcattgttgggtttgtgATGCTAAAGCTCGAAG GTTGACTAATGAACAAAGATCAGCAGTTGCTGAGTACTTCCGTGTTTATAAG GGAAATGAAAACAATGCCAAGAAAGTCGATCTTATGGGTCATTCTCTTCATCCGTTCCTTGC GAGATCATATGTGGATTTTCTTAAGAATTTCTTTGAGGGTGAGTTACAGACGAACCAAAGTATATTCTCAAGCAAAGAAAAGTATGAGAAGATACTTGGGATGATAACAGATGAAG ATATCCAATCAGATCTCAGAGGAAAGTGGGAGAATTCTGCGAGATCATCACTATCAGAAGAAGCCACCAGTCTTTTAAGGTGGGAGCAGCTTAAAAAAACGCTTCAGTCAAAGAAAAACAAG GCTCCATCACTGCGGACGTGCATAGAAGAAATTGTCTTTACCTTTACCTATCCTCGAATTGATTTGGAG GTCTCAAAACAAATGAACCATTTGCTTAAGGCACCCTTCTGTGTCCATCCCAAAACAG GTCGTGTCTGTGTTCCTATTGACCCGAATAACTGTGATGAGTTTGATCCATTGGCAGTTCCAACTCTTTCACAG CTAATAGAAGAAATCAACGCAGGAGGCCTCAGCATGGATGTAGATGATG ATTCAGATAAAAGTTTACTTGGGAAATCAATCAAATACTTCAGATCCTCATTCCTAGAACCACTACTAAAATCCTGCAAG GAAGAAATAGAGAGTTCgtacaaaaccaaaattggGAAGTCTAAGGATACATTCAGCTGGTGA